aGCTTAAAATACACATGAGAGGAGCATTGCATTAGGCTCAAACTCTATAATagtactatttattttacacttaaaGTTGCTGACAGATAATATCAGCTTGATGTCattaatttagtttgatttgatgAAGAATCTATCCCTATCTGTAAATTTCTCTCATTTATTTCTATACACACAGAGGCTCTGTTTGGACGAGCTCCATTTGCATCAAAGTCATATGCTGAACTGGAGGAGAAAATACGAAGCAATCATCCAGTCGAGGTAAACATTTACAATTTAAACTAATTGTAAACAAAGCAGCACCGTTTTGTTCCTCCAAACGGTGCTGGATTTTAACATTGTCTGGAATAGTAcaagtaaaattgtttttaaattgcctTTAATTTCTTAATCCGATATACATAATCAGACTGATTAGAAATGAGAGAAATTAAAATTCCCTACAGGCATCAGTGTAGTCATGTTTGAAGCTTCTTTCTTGTCAATCTGCCTTTATACCACTAGATGGCagagtttttatatttgtggagGACTGGTTCCATCACTTACATTTAGAAAGCCTGTTTGGGATAACATCTACAACAGGTTTGTTAATGAAGAGAATTGCATAGAGATATGATGTTCAAAACTACTAGTTGCTTCTGTTAGAAGACAATGTGTCTGAATGTTTATCATAtatgttttcagatttgtgatgtccaaaatattttttaaacaaaaagttatttatgtttatgattTCTGGTACATACAAAATAAGCCCTGTTTGAATTGGGCATCAGGAAGTTCAGCCTGTGTTTACTTTTGATGAAGAAGTGCTTTCATGCCAAGTGAATTCCCAAGTAAGCATTAGGCTTTGACTTGTGGAATCACATTAGAGCATTGTGCGTTATCCAGGGATACACCTTGACTCTAAAGGTCATCTTTTGTCAGAACGTAGAGATGTGGAACACAAGGTTCTGTGCTAACAAAACACTGTCCTTTGTTTTCTTGGATCATCCTGTGAACGGCGCGCAACATAATAAGGTTGTGTTTTGTGCATTAGCTCCCTCCTGGGGCCCGAGTCTCCAAGGACTGCAGAGACCTTCTGTTGAGGCTGCTCGAGCGAAATCCAGATGCCCGGATCACCTTTGAGGAGTTCTTCACTCACCCTTTTTTGGATATGGAGCACATGCCAAGCCCAGACAGCATAGTGAAAGCAGTAAGAGAAGGAGAAGAGATGAGCTTGTGGACAAACTAGCACCACAAACACTACAGGCCGATTGTTATTTTGCATGGTTTTAATAGTTCACATTAACAGATGTTTCTTTCTCAttggtattttaagaaagaGCTGGTGCTGCAGGCCGTGCAGAAGGACCAGGAGGGGGAGCGCTCCGAAGCACTGTCTTTGTACTGCAGTGCCCTCGAGCACTTCGTCCCCGCCATTTACTGTAAGGGCAAGATATACTTTCATATCCTGTCTGTAGCTTATCGTCTACACAGCATGTTCTTTGCACAAACGCAATAAAATGAGAAGGAATGCTcattctgaaatatttccacTTCTTCCCTAGATGAGACAGACCGACAGCGTAAAGATGCCCTCAGGCAGAAGGTATGGGTAAAGGACCTTTTCATATATGTAGCATGAATAAGTTATGccaattatttttatgtcagcCACATAACCTCAGAGTTAATCTAAAGGATTAACAAGGAGAAGATTTATGTAGGATCAAAGATAACAATTTAACTAAAGTTATCAGAAGAATCATTGTGAGCTTGTAGACaaggggtgcccaaagttggtcttcgagggccggcatcctgcatgttttagttctctccctggtttaacgcatcTGGAATCGAATGATGGCCCATTAGAaagcctaagaagaacactgacatgctgaaaaggttgatTGTACCACCAGGgaaagaactaaaacgtgcaggatgccgacCCTCTAGAACCAACTTTGGGCACCCTTGTTGTtgacaataatttaaaacagggtgtccaaagtgggtcctcgcAGGCggcattctgcatgttttagttctctccctggtggtagtaacaaccttttcagcatgtcaatgttcttcttagggcttctaacgagccatcattggatccaggtgcattaaaccagggagaactaaaatatgccggaggccggccctccaatacccactttgggcaccactgatTTAAAAGTAATTGTGCTCaagctaaaatatatttactaatgATTTAATTGGGAAAACcaaatgcacaaacaaaaaagcagaacagaagACAGTAATTctaatattactttaaaaaacagtGCCAAAAGGAAGTAGTGTTGTGACAAACTTTCATTATAACGTCTTAAACTGATTATAGTCTAAATTTAtcaatactttattgatctctCAATATCCTAGAGAAATAAACTCGTAGACTAGTTTTAAGTTCAAATACGTAATGGTAATGTGGGGGAAAGAAATACAAAGTTAGATGAATCTCAAGTTTTGGAGTCACTTTGATTGCTCAGGTTTCAGCAACGAAAACATGGCTAGAGAAAGAATTAAGCACCATGGTTTTAATTTACCAATGAATGAACAGCAAATCTCTAATTTATGGaagaaaggcaaaaaatatttttctgcagcaaaacaagATAAATGTAGTAAAGTAAATGTgttcaaacaaaacactttgcaGAACCCAGACGGAGCTTTTCTCTTGCCAGTGTGTTATTCCAGGGGAGGAGTCGTCatgacaaccaatcagaggcagtcTTGGGGTAGCCCAAGAGATTTATCACATTTGACAGCTAATAATAACTTGGATTCTATTACTTTTTCTAAAGCACATTCTTTAGCCTGAGACAGAGAACAAATATCCAGAGTATATTACTCTTTACAAAATAGTATGCAGTTACTAGGCTTTTCTCCACTCTTTTTCAAGCATGGGTTTTTACACATCACTCACTATTTAAAGTTACAATTAAGCAAGGATTATTGTAAAccttttatgttctttttctgaatgGGTAAAATGACATCAGAGTGATGTTGACATATGATGGCATTCAAACAAATTCCTTTTTTGAGCACAACAGCTATTgaggttttaaaacatttatatttcagaGATTTGTCCACCTGTGTCAAAGAAAAGGGTATGGTAAAGCCAATTGTGATATGTTGCTGAACACTACAAATAACAACAATATACTTTCTCTATCTGCCCTTTTTAGTGGCATGCAGTGtaagtggaaaaatgtttgttggttAAAGAAGTCATTGTAAGAGTTCAACCCACAGGTCAGGCAGTATGTGTCGAGAGCTGAGGAACTGAAAGCCCTTCTTGCTTCGGACAACAAGCGGAGCTTCGAGGAGGCTAAGACATCCAGAGATGTCCTCCGAGGTAAAGAGCATACCCCTTGCCTTTGTTTCCAATTAGTTCTTAAAACACTCGATATTTTCTGATTAGTTTTCACCTCCTTTGGTTATaatgaactaaaacattttcagatgaataCATAACTTCTAAACCCTTAAGAATGTgttctaatataaaaaaactacTGATTAgactaattttaatcaaatcggGATCATTATatctaaagaaaatgttctaaTGATTaagttatatatttattaaaccaTGAGTCTAAAACTATCCTGAAGTGAGGCCTACTCAAAACAATCAGGATCAGTCTAATAGTTCAACATGCGTTAAAGTTAAGCATAATTAAAACTAGCataattaaactaatatttccaGCATCTTGAACCATGGAGGTTCCTGGGTTTTTCTTTAACATCCTAACCAATATCCTTTTATTGGTTGTGATAGTTTGGGTCAGATGCTTGAAATTTAGGCACAGTATTCCAGCAAGTCAATGATTCCAGTCACTCAACAAATGTGGTTTTGCAATGGACAAAGTATGCTAACGTTTAGTGTCTAGAAGGCCACAACCGCAGTGCTTTTGCTCTAAAATACATGGCAAGAGGACTGGACCCAGAATTGTGCCAGGATCTTATtaactgcaaagaaaatgtggtttaaagttgctttagaaccataataaatggaacattgaccaataTATTCAACGTTCATTGATGATCTTGATGATGGCACtactcaaaatgtaatatttgtaatatataatatttcacTGCCTTTTCAATAATTGGTTGTATGTTGTTTCTATGACTtcttattattatgtttttatgttgtaaagcactttgaacgtCCTTATTACTGACATGTACTATACagataaacttgattgatttaaTGGTATCTCAAGAACTTGGTATGGGGCAATTTATTTGTATGCAGAAGTGTGGAGAAAATCTGCACTACATTCAAATTTTGGAacccagtttttttgtttatttttccactgaGGTTGTGCCTTTCTGTTTATTCCACCCTTGAAACAGTTATTAGACCTGAGAACAGTTCAAATACATTATTGAAACCACCAAAATTATCTTGATGACATTTAGTACTGTATATAATCTACTGACTTTAACTTTATGCactgtttttctgccttttttaatgttcaaaatGTATCCAAATCATGAATCCTTGGTGTTTTCAGCAGTCCTTTTTATGAGTTAAATGACTGTGAGCTGtaagctacttttttttcttcacaggcACTATTACTgaatttagaaatgtattttatttttttatagaaatgtctAAAGACCAACCACGTCTCCTAGCTGCCTTGGAGATGGCCTCTACTGCCATTGCTAAGGTTAGACACTGAGATGTGATATGAAAGGCTTTTGAAGAATGTTCTTGTTGGTGTCTCTGGGAATagactaaaaacattttctacaccaataaaaactttttcccAGAAAGTTAGGAAACAATACACCCACTGTTAAGACAGCTGTCCGAGGTTCCTTTTCAGACAATAACTCCTACAAAAATGTGTTCTGTTCcactttgttttaataaaatactgcatGTTTAATTTACTGctgaagacataaaataaaagaatccaCAGAAAAAATTATGAAGGACcctaaatataaatgcacaccacacttttgaGAGTTTCTTTAGTAGGAAGGTTTAAATATGATCCTTATGATTTCACTCTATCCCATATGCATTTCCATATGTAAtagtgtgtgaatacttttccaacATCTTGTGCTTACAAACTGAACCTTTAGAAAACcaagaatgaataaataagtaatgtgatttttatgggacttctttattgtttattgtgatttgATTTGGTCAGTGTCAACAGTTCTGATCATCTAAATCTGCTTTCATAGGAGGAGAATGAATCAGATGATCTTGAAGCTTTGGATATGTACCAGCAATGCTTAGGAGAGCTACTGTTGGCATTAGCAGGTAACCAAATGCATTTATTGCATAATGTTCTGAATTTAAGGAAATATTGATATTGCATTAAGATCAATATTaatacaatattaatattgcattaaaattgaaaaattgaACTTAAACTTAACTTAAAGAAAGTACAGACTTTATCAGGTAAGTAAGTTCAGGTAAGTTCCTAAACTTACTTGATATCAAAGTTAAGTTCAGGAACATTTTAGGAAGAAATGTACACTATTTTACATTCCCAAAACGTATTATTCATCTGCATTCTGAGATTGAGCCTAGTGATCGGGGAAGGGTTGACAAACGTATCACAATATTGAATATTATACTGTTACATATTGGCGAACAAGTGGCATAATATTTCCTGCTTTATCCATAGTTTTCAGTccacatcattttatttttaaatagttatgACGCATGGGGCGAAATTGTAACTGCTCCTGTTCAAGTTACTCGacatgttgttgctaggtaaccaaagaatgagtgagtgagttgatgTCGCTCATCTTAGCTTAGTGTGAGAGGTTGATTGACTAAAGCCTGTCCTCTTCCTatatcccccagaatgctgtgcaatTCTGGAGTGGAGTTCAATGAATATATTCTACATTGAATATTGAATTTTCCATcgtattgatttattgtcctgCTTTAGAGCAGGGAAGGACTGCTTTGTTAGAGATGAGCTTACAAATTTGCTAAACAATATGATACTACAGAAATCATATGTAGACAGAAAGAGGCGAAACTTCAAATGTGAGATTAGATCACTAAGAAGGAGTAATGAAGATTTGGAGTGTTTTAAGTAACAGACATGGGAGTAACAGGAGACACTCCAGCAACTCACTCTGTGGCTTGGCGTCCATTAGGCCTGGTTGATGAGCTCATCTGGGAGATCAGCCTAATGGAAGAGGTGGGACAGAGTCATCCAGATGTGGCTTTGAGCTGGGATGAGACCGGCTGCCAGTGCCCTGTGTGTGGTATGAAAGCTCTGTCATCTGCTTCCACTTCAGACACCATATTTCAAATGTGTGTGTTACTGAAGCCtggagacaaacaaaaactattatCCCTGTTACCACAACTTTATTACTTAAATGTGTTGTGGGGATGAAACTGAAGAAACTCTTTATGTAAGCAACATCAAATTAGATGTGCTAAGAAAGGTCTCCAGGTTGTCTATGGAGAAGTAATTCCCGTTTCTCCACTGTCAGAGTGTGTTGTTGTGCAGCAGATTCCACCACAGTGATTGTTGGGAGAAAACATTGGTTCTTTGTTCACCCAAAAGCTCTTTGCTGTTCAGCTCCCCAGGGCACCTCCCTGCCACAGAGCCCTCCtcccttttctcctctttctgccaCTCTACCCTCCAGCACAACCGACTATGAAAACAATGGCCTAGATTAGAAAAATTTCCACTTCTTCAGCCTCCAGTCAAAACACTAGTGAAATCTAATCTAGTAGGTCGCCTCTTCTTGAACAAAAGTGATTAGATACTAGACTCCCCACctattttagtttcattatttctctgctctttttcttttttatcccACTCTCTACTCAATCCAGCTGAGCCCCAGGGTCGCAGGAGAGAGCTGCTCCACAATGAGGTGAGTGGGTGAAGCAATGGTTCTACTTTTAGCACCAACAAGATTTGTACCTATCTACAGATCATCcatttgctctgctgtgagagagggCTGACTGACAGACTCACCCACCAGGTCACTTTTTCATGTGCGTgcttaacaatagtcaccccactgttgccaacttatcGACTTTGTCGCTATATTTAACGAttgttcaaagaaaaacattggtaTCATCCAAAATCGCATCAGGCTTTTTAGCGATTGCTGAtcagacagaaaactgcaatcggttcACCCCTAGTGAACACGCCATCACAAATGAATTTCATGGAGCCAGTAAAGTCTGTCGGTGAAAATGAGCCACTGTTGTTGACAGTTTCTTAAATTGAACAGATTCAACTATTATGTCACATGGAAAAAGTATAGGGACGGTTCATTGTTAGGTCCTTCCCTTTCATCTAACGCATAGATATGTGCCTACTGAAGTTTATTGAAGACAGTTAAGGAGACACAGCTGTCATATCAGATTTATCTTGTCAACGCAGCTTTACGAGCTACAGCTGGTTGTGTCCTCTAAAAGTTCAGATACTGAAAATATGAGAAACtgtctgtttttactttgttataAGATTTCACGACCAAGACAAACCAAGCTATGAAAATAATGGCTGAACTCTGAGATATTTCTGCAGCAGTTAAAGTCACCAACACCACAGCACCATCTATAATTCTCATGTGGCAGAGAGAACCACCAACTGTCATCCTCGATTTGACTGCCCAGCCAAAATTAGTAATTAGGCATGAATGACCTTTATCAGACATGTAATCAGCAAGccaaattttactcaaaaatatGACATCTCAGGCTTTTATAGCAGATCTAGAGCGTGCTAAATTTGAGTTTCCAAAACTGTTTAGCTGCAATAGCAGCTAAACAGCTCTTTGCACCAAAAGAGCTCTTTGgtgagaaaattaatttttgtataaatttatatataatgaagaaaaattttTAATTCTTAGAATCGaatgaaaatatcagaaaattcTTGCATGATTGTGCATTTTGATAATCTAGAAAGACTAGATTAGAACAGAAACAATCCCTCAAAACCCTCAAATGAGTCTTTTATTACCTGTGTAGGTTTGCTGTTGATTCTCTGtaagtgttttcttttggtcCATTGTTTATCTAGCAGCTGAACCAACAAAACATCATATTTCACCAACCAACCCCCAGAGGGAGGGCAGGGCCCTGAGTGGGCCTCATGGACCTCCCTGTTTGAAGTTTTATGGGTGCTTGCCTTAAGTAAATTCAGATGCGGTTGTAATAATCTAATGCAGCATCGGGAGGCGGTGTTCGGGAAGAGAGGGGTAAATTAAAAGCATGTGTGTTTGTTAGAACCCGAAACAGCCGACACACGCTGCCTAGGTTTGTGTTCATAACTATTTTAGAAAATCCTTCTTTTAGAGTTTCTTATTCTGGCTCCTCATAGTTATTATTGTCCTTATGTCTTTCAGTGTCATGTTCCACTTACCCATGTATGTCTCCCACATTTGTTGTTCTTGCTGATTAGAGGGATCTTGATTAAAGTTCTGTGGTGGGATAATATCAGAATCGGAACCGGATCTTGAGTAGCGGCGGTTAAAATGATTATTGCATCTAATGACTCTTGAAGGAACGTTGCAGAGCTCTTAGGTGTCTGCAGTTTGTTAGTTCAATCTTTAAATGTTGCTGCAGCTCAACCCAAGAAGGTTTGACGACACACGCAGGTGTTACAGAgtcaaaaaccttctgaatcACCAGAGGATTTATAGCAACCTGCTAACAACTGTTACCAgttgcaaatgtttaaaacatgacctataaaaaaatatcaaagaaaaatgtggaaaaccttAGCAAGAGTTAGAATGTTAGATTGTAGTCAGTTACTTTATGCAAAATTATTGATACTGCTCAAACTCTGGGATTTTTTtgaaagtggaaggaaaacaaatcatcttaAATGTGTGGTGTTCACCTATGTTCACTCCCTCTTAGTAGTCTGACTAATAAATATAGCAAATATAGTCCattgtataattttccttctatTTCACAATAATGCACTACTATGTATTGCTTTGTCACACATACcaataatgtaatgtaataaatgtttgaaaaaatattgttttgcaaaacattgtATGTTAAACTCATTGGGGATTTTGTTCTGACAATATATGTGCAAATATTTAGATATAGCTTGGATATTTTAGTAAGTTGGGGGGTTTAttgtaagtgtttttttattgtttgtttgtttattttgccacACGTGGCCTTTACTCATTAGTAGTTTCAAAGAAGGGGAGGCCATGTAGTAAATGACCCAGGAATGGGAATCAAACCTGGGCCATCTACACTTTCTCTGAGTCACATGTTGCCTTGATATTTGATTACATCAGATGAATTCTCTACATCTGCCTCTGGAGCCATCACTAAAATAACATCAGCAAAAATTGTGCTCTCTATAAAAGTTAACAACTGTAGTGAACACACCCTTGTTTTCAGGGCGCAATATGTTATTTATGGAAACTTTTATGTCTCCTGTCAGATAAAAAGCCTCATGACCCGAGCTGAATACCTCAAGAAGCATATCAAGGTAAAATATACTGGCTTTCCTATCAAGCAATTTTCTAAGGATAATTACTTATTTTGACTTCTTTTTAAATGGTAATAAAATGGTTCATAGAATGCTGTTGATGATCTTAACTTCAGTAGATTGTTGTTTGTCTCCATTTTCAGATGGAAGAGACTGAGAGGGATGTGTCTCTGGATCGGGAATCTCTTGCAGAATCTGTCAGAAGCTGTGAGTTTCCCTGTTACGCTGAGTAAACCATTTCATTAAACCAGCAGCGTTGTACTCCAGTATTTTCAGCTACGCTGATAAGTAAAAACATAGCGGGGCTGTTAGAGGAATGTGGCAAGCATTCGGTGCcacaaactgcaataaaatatccTTTCATTAACGTTTTTTTCCACTGGTTAAATATGAGCCACCATCTTGCTGTGTTGCTTGCCACCCTGTAGGACGTTCAGGCTCTTTGATTTTGCTTTTGGACAGCTCTGTGCAGCTTGGTGCTCTTGTAAAGCCCGActtgtgaaaatgaaacatgatgcaaaaaaagacTGACCCTTAAAACACAAACCCTTGGAGAAATAACAGTTTCTTATTTCTATTAAATACTCAGCGACTGGATGTTACATATTTTCATATGCAGCTGGACCACAGCGTACCATTACTTGGCTTTTAATATACCTGGATCTCCACAGTGGTTACATATATAGACAAAGCCCTAATTCAGAGTATTTTCCGGGCTTAACTCCAAGATTGCTAGTGGACACCTAAAGCCCAGACAATATCCTGTTCTCAGGAATAAATTCCTCAGgaattatgaatttaaaaaaaataaggaaagggGGCAGGGCACTAAGAAGTCAGCAGGCTGCTCTAGCTTTATGAAGAATGTGGCTTCTTACCCTGCCGCTGTTGTTTTAATGAAACCAAACTACAGTCGGGCTTACCGGCTGGCCTGGATCCAACAGCAGCTGCTCCAGATTGGGTCGCACCAACGCCCATGCCTGTCTGGTGGCCTGGGACTACACcagaaaatgcagcaaaatgctGAGAATCATCACACTGTAACTCTGagacagcagagcagcaggcagtgttcttgttttattacaaatatagCCTCTTCTAAAGCCCAAAAGACCCTCAAAGACTTGTTAACTGAGGGCGCATGGGAAGTAAGGAACAGAAGGGGCGAAAACACAACGTTCCTCTTACACAAGTGTTTCCAAACCTTATGAGTAAATAAGTAGCAGCAGACATTCATCCTTTGGAAACAGCCATAATTGTTGATTTATGGAGCAAGACATTCTGGATGAATAATTATATAATAAAGAGGATTCATATTGATGTTTTTCATAGCAGGGAAATAACTTCTtccaaacaatcaaaaataagttactttatttttattcatacacTTATCATACATTACAAGACcaaatttctgttcatttttattattatgacgTAGA
This genomic interval from Gambusia affinis linkage group LG02, SWU_Gaff_1.0, whole genome shotgun sequence contains the following:
- the ulk3 gene encoding serine/threonine-protein kinase ULK3 isoform X2 — protein: MASTSSFAPPKLADFILTERLGSGTYATVYKAYRKGNSREVVAVKVVGKKTLNKASTENLLTEIEILKTVRHPHIVQLKDFQWDVENIYLILEWCSGGDLSRFIRSRRILPESVARRFLQQIACALQFLHERNISHLDLKPQNILLSGSVLKLADFGFAQYMSPWDEKSVLRGSPLYMAPEMVCRRQYDSRVDLWSVGVILYEALFGRAPFASKSYAELEEKIRSNHPVELPPGARVSKDCRDLLLRLLERNPDARITFEEFFTHPFLDMEHMPSPDSIVKAKELVLQAVQKDQEGERSEALSLYCSALEHFVPAIYYETDRQRKDALRQKVRQYVSRAEELKALLASDNKRSFEEAKTSRDVLREMSKDQPRLLAALEMASTAIAKEENESDDLEALDMYQQCLGELLLALAAEPQGRRRELLHNEIKSLMTRAEYLKKHIKMEETERDVSLDRESLAESVRSSCSLQ
- the ulk3 gene encoding serine/threonine-protein kinase ULK3 isoform X1 — protein: MCGGFVYSMASTSSFAPPKLADFILTERLGSGTYATVYKAYRKGNSREVVAVKVVGKKTLNKASTENLLTEIEILKTVRHPHIVQLKDFQWDVENIYLILEWCSGGDLSRFIRSRRILPESVARRFLQQIACALQFLHERNISHLDLKPQNILLSGSVLKLADFGFAQYMSPWDEKSVLRGSPLYMAPEMVCRRQYDSRVDLWSVGVILYEALFGRAPFASKSYAELEEKIRSNHPVELPPGARVSKDCRDLLLRLLERNPDARITFEEFFTHPFLDMEHMPSPDSIVKAKELVLQAVQKDQEGERSEALSLYCSALEHFVPAIYYETDRQRKDALRQKVRQYVSRAEELKALLASDNKRSFEEAKTSRDVLREMSKDQPRLLAALEMASTAIAKEENESDDLEALDMYQQCLGELLLALAAEPQGRRRELLHNEIKSLMTRAEYLKKHIKMEETERDVSLDRESLAESVRSSCSLQ